In Candidatus Binataceae bacterium, a single window of DNA contains:
- a CDS encoding response regulator, protein MDSSRGSLSLDLAPALPDDAWATLLIRVGIVIILVTQPLLLISELRLGGTRGVDPWLLSAFHLFNFFAAVAGLSISWTRGFREHWRSAAFSLCAMLIVSSAVMSVAAPDRHEALFVSLLLIMLGSAMLVPWEAHWQLGLGMLSVFALLANTLFSAHPNLNILYHWLGVITAACLSQCAATFGVRFRERTQQYKALRERDLQLGESEEKFRRVFETSSDAIVISRTVDGHIIDVNREFVDRTGYSREEAIGHLPLDLNLWDDLEQAKLLSEEIKTVGFARNVEVRFRMRSGESVTALISSVRAIINGEECVISTVRDVTELRKAHEALVAAREVALAASEAKSQFLSCMSHEIRTPLNVILGSADLLTDTQLGPEQRHYVDRIVNNGANLLELLNSILDLTRVESGQLSLEQTPFNIAELVERVADTLAIRARQTQVELVVRFAPDLPATLVGDPLRLNQVLTNLVGNALKFTEHGEVVVAIGRDTQSREPGALRFSVSDTGVGIPPEKLTSIFSPFAQADSSTTRKYGGSGLGLAIVERLVHLMGGRVWVESEIGKGSVFHFTARFGVPPGLSDASAGAPMDLGGVRVLIMDRNATCRATMREIFAARGALVMEAASADEAMEAVKRAAEPFQLVFADCSRPQAGGLELAQRIGADPVKAPGLTVATVSSYDLSKAFVGLREAGLEHYVVKPLKRADLLAAAADFARRAPEAVGPAAAPTGGALDQSAHFEQSTPSVSDGAAGASAQPVLAIAGEQVAPCRILLADDSLDNRLLIRAYLGKTGYGLDEAENGQVAVDKLTSGRYDLVLMDIQMPVMDGFTAVRRFRQWEREHDTRRTPIIALTASTFDETVRKAVEAGCDSHLGKPLKRSTLLRVIRETAIANRQAA, encoded by the coding sequence GTGGACTCCAGTCGGGGAAGCCTCAGCCTCGACCTGGCGCCCGCCCTGCCTGACGACGCGTGGGCTACCCTGCTCATTCGCGTCGGTATCGTCATCATTCTCGTGACCCAGCCGCTCCTGCTGATTTCCGAACTCAGGCTGGGCGGCACGCGGGGAGTCGATCCCTGGTTGCTCAGCGCATTTCATCTGTTCAATTTCTTCGCCGCCGTGGCCGGCCTCAGCATAAGCTGGACCCGCGGTTTTCGTGAACACTGGCGCTCGGCGGCCTTCTCGCTGTGCGCGATGCTCATCGTCAGCTCCGCCGTTATGAGTGTCGCGGCGCCGGACCGCCACGAGGCGCTGTTCGTCTCCTTGCTGTTGATCATGCTGGGCTCGGCAATGCTGGTGCCATGGGAAGCGCACTGGCAGTTGGGGCTCGGCATGCTGAGCGTTTTCGCCCTGCTGGCCAACACGCTGTTCTCCGCCCATCCCAATCTCAACATTCTCTACCACTGGCTGGGAGTGATCACGGCGGCATGTCTCTCCCAGTGCGCCGCCACCTTCGGCGTGCGCTTCCGCGAGCGGACGCAACAGTATAAGGCGCTGCGCGAACGCGATTTGCAGCTCGGCGAAAGCGAGGAAAAGTTCCGCCGCGTATTCGAGACCAGCTCCGACGCGATCGTCATCAGCCGCACCGTCGACGGCCACATCATCGACGTCAACCGCGAGTTCGTCGATCGCACGGGCTACAGCCGCGAGGAGGCCATCGGGCACCTGCCCTTGGACCTCAATCTGTGGGACGACCTCGAGCAGGCGAAATTGCTCTCCGAGGAGATAAAGACCGTCGGCTTTGCGCGCAACGTCGAGGTCCGCTTCCGAATGCGCAGCGGCGAGTCGGTGACGGCGCTGATCTCGTCGGTGCGGGCGATCATCAACGGCGAGGAGTGCGTGATCAGCACGGTGCGCGACGTGACCGAACTGCGCAAGGCGCACGAAGCGCTGGTCGCGGCGCGCGAGGTCGCGCTGGCTGCCTCGGAAGCCAAGTCGCAGTTTCTCTCGTGCATGTCGCACGAGATCCGCACTCCGCTCAACGTCATCCTCGGCTCGGCCGATCTGCTGACCGATACCCAGCTCGGGCCCGAGCAGCGCCACTATGTCGACCGCATAGTCAACAACGGCGCGAACCTGCTGGAACTCCTCAACAGCATCCTTGACCTTACCCGGGTCGAGAGCGGACAGCTCAGCCTCGAGCAGACGCCCTTTAATATCGCCGAGCTGGTCGAACGCGTCGCCGACACGCTCGCGATTCGCGCGCGCCAGACCCAGGTCGAACTCGTGGTCCGCTTCGCGCCCGATTTGCCGGCGACGCTGGTCGGCGACCCGTTGCGGCTCAACCAGGTGCTGACCAACCTGGTCGGCAATGCGCTCAAGTTTACCGAGCACGGCGAGGTCGTCGTCGCGATCGGGCGCGACACGCAAAGCCGCGAACCGGGCGCGCTGCGCTTTTCGGTAAGCGATACCGGCGTCGGCATCCCGCCCGAAAAGCTCACGTCGATCTTTTCGCCCTTCGCCCAGGCCGACTCTTCGACCACCCGCAAGTACGGCGGCAGCGGGCTCGGACTCGCGATCGTCGAGCGGCTGGTGCATTTGATGGGCGGCCGGGTGTGGGTCGAGAGCGAGATCGGCAAGGGCAGCGTCTTTCACTTCACGGCGCGTTTTGGCGTGCCGCCCGGTCTATCCGACGCGTCGGCCGGGGCCCCGATGGACCTTGGCGGAGTGCGCGTGCTGATCATGGATCGCAACGCGACCTGCCGCGCCACGATGCGCGAGATTTTCGCCGCCCGCGGCGCTTTGGTGATGGAGGCCGCGTCGGCGGACGAAGCGATGGAGGCGGTCAAGCGGGCCGCCGAGCCGTTCCAACTGGTATTCGCCGATTGCTCGCGGCCGCAGGCGGGCGGGCTTGAACTCGCGCAGCGCATCGGTGCCGACCCCGTCAAGGCGCCGGGCCTGACGGTGGCTACGGTCAGCTCCTACGACCTCTCGAAGGCCTTCGTGGGGCTGCGCGAAGCCGGCCTCGAACACTACGTGGTCAAGCCGCTCAAACGCGCCGACCTGCTCGCGGCGGCGGCTGACTTTGCACGGCGGGCGCCGGAGGCGGTCGGCCCGGCGGCTGCCCCAACCGGCGGTGCGCTCGACCAATCGGCTCATTTCGAACAGTCCACGCCGAGCGTATCGGACGGCGCCGCAGGCGCGTCCGCGCAGCCGGTTCTGGCGATCGCCGGTGAACAAGTCGCGCCCTGTCGGATACTGCTCGCCGACGATTCGCTCGACAACCGCCTGCTGATTCGCGCGTACCTCGGCAAAACCGGTTACGGACTCGACGAGGCCGAGAACGGCCAGGTCGCGGTCGACAAACTGACGAGCGGCCGCTACGACCTGGTCCTGATGGACATCCAGATGCCGGTGATGGACGGGTTCACCGCGGTGCGCCGCTTCCGGCAGTGGGAGCGCGAGCACGACACGCGCCGCACGCCAATCATCGCGCTCACCGCGTCAACCTTCGACGAAACCGTGCGCAAGGCGGTGGAGGCCGGATGCGATTCGCATCTGGGCAAGCCGCTCAAGCGCAGCACGCTGCTCAGAGTCATTCGCGAGACCGCGATCGCCAACCGGCAGGCGGCCTGA
- the guaB gene encoding IMP dehydrogenase, with amino-acid sequence MPQSELREGLTFDDVLLLPQASDLLPSSCEVSTMLTPSIRLRIPLVSSPMDTVTESRSAIAIAQLGGLGFIHRNLTVERQAAEVAAVKKYESGMIADPVTVHPEQRIADALATMERHGISGLPVVADGRLVGILTNRDLRFEKRLDKLVREVMTTRVVTAHPGIGLEQAKEILQAHRIEKLPLVDERQRLCGLITVKDMDKATRHPHSSKDKMGRLRVGAAIGVGPEREERAAALVRAGVDVLVIDTAHGHSRNVIDALRATKLAHPGIDMVAGNVATAEGAKALIDAGADALRVGMGPGSICTTRVISGVGVPQITAIMDCVAMAEPRGIPLIADGGIRFSGDIVKALAAGAATVMIGSLFAGSEESPGETILYQGRTYKLYRGMGSLGAMSERVRDRYGQSDVEESKLVPEGIEGRVPHRGPLASNIEQLVGGLQSGMGYVGAANLAELRRRARFIRVTDAGQRESHVHDVFVTKEAPNYRP; translated from the coding sequence ATGCCGCAGTCGGAGCTTCGCGAGGGACTCACTTTCGACGACGTCCTGCTTCTGCCGCAGGCCTCCGACCTGCTGCCCTCGAGCTGCGAGGTCTCGACGATGCTCACTCCCAGCATCCGCCTGCGCATCCCGCTGGTCTCCAGTCCGATGGACACGGTGACCGAGTCGCGCTCGGCGATCGCGATCGCGCAGCTTGGCGGGCTGGGCTTCATTCATCGCAACCTCACAGTCGAACGGCAGGCAGCTGAAGTCGCCGCGGTGAAGAAGTATGAAAGCGGCATGATCGCCGACCCCGTCACGGTTCATCCCGAACAGAGAATCGCCGACGCGCTCGCGACCATGGAGCGCCACGGGATCTCGGGCCTGCCCGTGGTCGCCGACGGCCGCCTGGTCGGCATCCTGACCAATCGCGACCTGCGCTTCGAGAAACGCCTAGACAAGCTCGTGCGCGAGGTGATGACCACGCGCGTGGTCACCGCTCATCCCGGCATCGGCCTCGAACAGGCCAAGGAAATCCTCCAGGCCCATCGCATCGAAAAGCTGCCGCTGGTCGACGAACGCCAGCGCCTGTGCGGGCTTATCACCGTCAAGGACATGGACAAGGCGACACGCCATCCCCATTCGAGCAAGGACAAGATGGGACGGCTGCGCGTCGGCGCCGCGATCGGCGTGGGGCCCGAACGCGAGGAGCGCGCGGCGGCGCTGGTCCGCGCGGGCGTCGACGTGCTGGTCATCGATACCGCACACGGCCATTCGCGCAACGTGATCGACGCGCTGCGCGCGACCAAGCTGGCCCATCCCGGGATCGACATGGTCGCCGGCAATGTCGCCACCGCCGAGGGTGCCAAGGCGCTGATCGATGCGGGCGCCGATGCACTCAGGGTCGGGATGGGTCCCGGGTCGATTTGCACCACGCGGGTGATTTCGGGCGTCGGCGTGCCGCAGATTACCGCGATCATGGATTGCGTTGCGATGGCCGAGCCGCGCGGCATCCCGCTCATCGCCGACGGCGGCATCCGCTTCTCGGGCGACATCGTGAAGGCGCTCGCGGCGGGCGCGGCGACCGTGATGATCGGGTCGCTCTTCGCCGGCAGCGAAGAAAGTCCCGGCGAGACGATTCTCTACCAGGGCCGGACTTACAAGCTCTATCGCGGGATGGGATCGCTTGGCGCGATGAGTGAACGCGTGCGCGACCGTTACGGCCAGAGCGACGTGGAAGAGAGCAAGCTCGTGCCGGAAGGAATTGAGGGCCGGGTACCGCATCGCGGACCGCTCGCCTCCAACATCGAACAACTGGTCGGCGGCCTGCAGTCCGGGATGGGTTATGTCGGGGCCGCCAATCTCGCCGAGCTGCGCCGGCGCGCCCGCTTCATCCGCGTAACCGACGCGGGCCAGCGCGAGAGCCACGTGCACGATGTCTTCGTGACCAAGGAAGCGCCGAACTATCGTCCCTAG
- a CDS encoding septum formation initiator family protein, which yields MTRFTLHLRSRWLTLVLTGACALLAADFVSGPSGLRDLIALRARRAQFEAAHRDLLKSNAELRVKVARLGGDDRYLERRIREELGYVRPDELVYRFATEDDSAQPPSQTPYGDR from the coding sequence GTGACCCGCTTTACCCTGCACCTGCGCAGCAGATGGCTCACGCTGGTTCTGACCGGGGCCTGCGCCCTGCTCGCCGCGGACTTTGTCAGCGGGCCGTCGGGCCTGCGCGATCTGATCGCGCTGCGCGCGCGGCGCGCGCAATTCGAAGCCGCGCACAGGGATCTGCTGAAATCCAACGCGGAGTTGAGGGTCAAGGTCGCCCGCCTCGGCGGCGACGACCGCTACCTCGAGCGCCGCATCCGCGAGGAACTCGGTTACGTGCGCCCCGACGAGCTGGTCTACCGCTTCGCCACCGAAGACGATTCGGCGCAACCGCCGTCGCAAACTCCGTACGGCGATCGCTAG
- a CDS encoding CopD family protein produces the protein MVNWTGLIRWVIVFHLFGVIIWVGNLLVIASMLSLAAEEVGAARERLILIARRLFQIGCNIGALTTVFFGIVLILLDPSVLMLGWLHAKLVLVLVLLYFHYRLYRRILNLENDPSSASTREFKMIHGFVSALLLGILALAVLRPF, from the coding sequence ATGGTCAATTGGACGGGCCTCATCAGATGGGTGATCGTTTTTCACCTGTTCGGAGTGATCATCTGGGTCGGCAATCTGCTGGTGATCGCTTCGATGTTGTCGCTGGCCGCGGAAGAAGTGGGAGCCGCGCGCGAGCGGCTGATCCTGATCGCGCGCCGGCTGTTTCAGATCGGATGCAATATCGGCGCGCTGACCACGGTCTTCTTCGGCATCGTCCTGATCCTGCTCGATCCCTCAGTGCTGATGCTGGGCTGGCTGCACGCGAAGCTGGTGCTAGTCCTGGTGCTGCTCTACTTCCACTATCGCCTCTACCGCCGGATCCTGAACCTGGAGAACGACCCGTCGAGCGCCTCAACCCGCGAGTTCAAGATGATCCACGGATTCGTAAGCGCACTCTTGCTGGGCATTCTCGCGCTCGCGGTGCTGAGACCGTTCTAG
- a CDS encoding FAD-linked oxidase C-terminal domain-containing protein, translating into MATPVSASQFAAELPGLAEELAAIVGTDGVVSHLSELAVYECDGWTIGKSTPDLLVLPRTTAQVSGVLAALARRGVPFVPRGAGTGLSGGCLPLNAPVMICTSRMNHILACDLANRRAVVESGVVNINVTNAVKAAGYFYAPDPSSQAACTIGGNIAENSGGPHTLKYGVTTNHVLGVELVLAGGEVVELGGPADERMGYDLLGAVVGAEGTAGIVTRATLRLMREPQAHRTMLAVFADVERATAAVSAIIAAGIIPGAIEMMDALIIRAVEAAFHVGFPAGAGAVLIVEIDGLEAGLNERAASIARLATEMGAAEVKLARDEAERALLWKARKRAFGAVGRLAPNYATQDGVVPRTRLPDILRVIAMLSRGYNLAIGNVFHAGDGNIHPIVLYDERDPDQVRRAIEVGREILKACVEMGGSLTGEHGIGVEKQDEMPLLFAPDDLMVMNDLRRVFDPNGHANPNKVLPQPGGCVEVAAPRRQAPL; encoded by the coding sequence GTGGCAACCCCCGTGAGCGCATCGCAATTCGCGGCCGAACTGCCCGGACTCGCCGAGGAACTGGCCGCGATCGTCGGCACGGATGGCGTCGTCTCGCACCTGAGCGAGCTCGCCGTGTACGAGTGCGACGGCTGGACGATCGGCAAGAGCACGCCCGATCTCCTGGTCCTGCCGCGGACCACGGCGCAGGTCAGCGGCGTGCTGGCGGCGCTCGCGCGGCGCGGCGTGCCCTTCGTGCCGCGCGGCGCTGGCACCGGGCTTTCCGGCGGATGCCTGCCGCTCAATGCGCCGGTGATGATCTGCACCTCGCGCATGAACCATATCCTCGCCTGCGATCTGGCCAACCGCCGCGCCGTGGTCGAAAGCGGCGTGGTCAATATCAACGTGACCAATGCGGTCAAGGCGGCCGGTTATTTCTACGCGCCCGACCCGTCCTCGCAGGCCGCATGCACGATCGGCGGCAATATCGCCGAGAACTCCGGCGGCCCGCACACGCTCAAGTACGGGGTGACCACCAACCACGTGCTGGGAGTCGAGCTGGTACTGGCGGGCGGCGAGGTCGTCGAGCTGGGCGGGCCGGCCGACGAGCGCATGGGCTACGATCTGCTCGGCGCAGTGGTCGGCGCCGAGGGCACAGCGGGAATCGTCACCCGCGCGACGCTCCGGCTCATGCGCGAACCGCAGGCGCATCGCACGATGCTCGCGGTTTTCGCCGACGTCGAACGCGCGACCGCGGCGGTGAGCGCGATTATCGCCGCCGGAATAATTCCCGGCGCGATCGAAATGATGGACGCGCTCATCATCCGCGCGGTCGAGGCGGCGTTCCATGTCGGCTTCCCCGCCGGCGCCGGCGCCGTGCTGATCGTCGAGATCGACGGGCTCGAGGCCGGGCTTAACGAGCGCGCCGCGAGCATCGCGCGCCTCGCCACCGAGATGGGCGCGGCCGAAGTGAAGCTCGCGCGCGACGAGGCCGAGCGCGCGCTCCTGTGGAAGGCGCGCAAGCGCGCCTTCGGCGCGGTCGGCCGCCTCGCGCCCAACTACGCCACGCAGGACGGCGTGGTGCCGCGCACGCGCCTGCCCGACATCCTGCGCGTCATCGCGATGCTCAGCCGCGGCTACAATCTCGCGATCGGCAACGTCTTCCACGCCGGCGACGGCAATATCCATCCGATCGTGCTCTACGACGAGCGGGATCCTGACCAGGTGCGGCGCGCGATCGAAGTCGGGCGCGAGATTCTCAAAGCCTGCGTCGAGATGGGCGGCAGCCTGACCGGCGAGCACGGAATCGGAGTCGAAAAGCAGGACGAAATGCCGCTCTTGTTCGCGCCCGACGATCTGATGGTCATGAATGACCTGCGCCGCGTGTTCGATCCCAACGGACACGCCAATCCCAACAAGGTCCTGCCGCAGCCCGGCGGCTGCGTGGAAGTCGCCGCCCCGCGCCGCCAGGCCCCGCTCTAG
- a CDS encoding alanine--glyoxylate aminotransferase family protein gives MASSSFPELQPSARVLLGPGPSNVHPRVMKAMLSPVVGHLDPDFVRVMDDIKKMLRMVFRTDNEITFPVSGTGSAGMQTVMANLIEPGDEVVIGTAGVFGTRMVEVATRLGAQIHQVDAEWGRIVEPARIEQALKAARSPKLVAVVHAETSTGIHQPIEEIAKMAHARGALMVADGVTSLGCVPLEIDAWQIDACYSCTQKGVGAPPGLSPVTFSAHAMEAVRRRKTPCTSWYFDLSLIEKYWGPDRVYHHTAPITMNYALYEALRIVIEEGLEARFQRHRANAAALQAGIENMGLGLAAQEGFRLPQLTTVAVPSGIDEARVRAQLIEKFNIEVGAGLGPLKGKVWRIGLMGESCKRENVMLVLSALETILESMGFEIARGKSLAAADRAYSGSAA, from the coding sequence TTGGCAAGTTCCTCGTTTCCGGAGTTGCAACCGTCCGCACGCGTCCTGCTCGGGCCGGGCCCCTCGAACGTTCATCCGCGCGTGATGAAGGCGATGTTGTCGCCGGTGGTCGGCCATCTCGACCCCGACTTCGTCAGGGTGATGGACGACATCAAGAAGATGCTGCGGATGGTGTTCCGCACCGACAACGAGATCACCTTCCCGGTTTCCGGCACCGGCTCGGCCGGGATGCAGACCGTGATGGCGAACCTGATCGAGCCGGGCGACGAGGTGGTGATCGGCACCGCCGGCGTGTTCGGCACCCGGATGGTCGAAGTCGCCACGCGGCTCGGTGCGCAGATCCATCAGGTGGACGCCGAGTGGGGCAGGATCGTCGAGCCCGCGCGGATCGAGCAGGCGCTCAAGGCGGCGCGGTCGCCCAAGCTGGTCGCGGTCGTGCACGCCGAGACCTCGACCGGAATTCATCAGCCGATCGAGGAGATCGCGAAAATGGCGCACGCGCGCGGCGCGCTGATGGTGGCCGACGGCGTGACGTCGCTTGGATGCGTGCCGCTGGAGATCGACGCCTGGCAGATCGACGCCTGTTACAGTTGCACGCAAAAGGGCGTGGGCGCGCCGCCCGGACTCTCGCCGGTGACTTTCAGCGCGCACGCGATGGAAGCCGTGCGCCGGCGCAAGACGCCGTGCACCTCATGGTACTTCGACCTTTCGCTGATCGAGAAGTACTGGGGCCCCGACCGCGTCTATCATCACACCGCGCCGATCACGATGAACTATGCGCTGTACGAGGCGCTTCGGATCGTGATCGAGGAGGGGCTCGAGGCGCGTTTTCAGCGTCATCGCGCGAACGCGGCCGCGCTGCAGGCCGGGATCGAGAACATGGGCCTCGGCCTCGCGGCGCAGGAGGGCTTCCGGCTGCCGCAACTCACCACGGTCGCGGTGCCGTCGGGCATCGACGAGGCCAGGGTGCGCGCGCAACTGATCGAGAAATTCAACATCGAGGTCGGCGCCGGGCTGGGACCGCTCAAGGGCAAGGTCTGGCGGATCGGCCTGATGGGCGAGTCGTGCAAGCGCGAGAACGTGATGCTCGTTCTGAGCGCGCTCGAGACGATCCTGGAATCGATGGGCTTCGAGATCGCGCGCGGGAAATCGCTGGCGGCGGCCGATCGCGCCTACAGCGGTTCTGCCGCGTAG
- a CDS encoding alpha/beta fold hydrolase, whose translation MDTRLGRIPSACERPEPLKFAWPLILLPELFTTARHLAVSRGYFASIGWEVYAPDLRAAAPAVPRDSRASGGQAYGFERLAALLSEALTALGRGAIVVGHGLGGLLALHAARHPQVKAAVALAPMLPHFRSPLVMNAANWRARWLGGALRPPRGAMLFHLLADAEPFALEALSGALVADDARAALEVVRGRIKLDEFPFLHGGRAVPRLVITGDSDPFAPLEKTREFAERLGAAIRVVRGRGHWLIGGRALERTVAEVQRFLVRSLDGDLLLLYSEQWQETDDEPGDG comes from the coding sequence ATGGACACGCGGCTTGGCCGAATTCCGTCCGCATGCGAGCGGCCCGAACCGCTGAAGTTCGCATGGCCGCTGATTCTGCTGCCCGAGCTTTTCACCACTGCGCGTCATCTTGCGGTCTCACGCGGGTACTTCGCGAGCATCGGATGGGAAGTTTACGCGCCCGATCTTCGCGCGGCGGCGCCGGCGGTGCCGCGCGACTCCCGCGCATCAGGCGGGCAGGCGTACGGCTTCGAGCGTCTCGCGGCGTTGTTGTCCGAGGCTCTGACCGCGCTTGGGCGCGGTGCGATCGTCGTTGGCCACGGTCTTGGAGGGCTCCTCGCTCTGCACGCGGCCCGGCATCCGCAGGTGAAAGCGGCCGTCGCGCTGGCGCCGATGCTGCCGCACTTTCGATCGCCGCTCGTGATGAACGCGGCCAACTGGCGGGCGCGATGGCTCGGCGGCGCGCTCAGACCGCCGCGCGGCGCGATGCTGTTCCATCTGCTCGCCGACGCCGAGCCCTTTGCGCTCGAGGCACTGAGCGGAGCTCTCGTGGCCGACGACGCGCGCGCAGCGCTCGAGGTCGTGCGCGGCAGGATAAAGTTGGACGAATTCCCCTTCCTCCACGGCGGGCGCGCCGTGCCGCGGCTCGTCATCACGGGAGATTCCGATCCGTTCGCGCCGCTGGAGAAGACGCGCGAATTCGCTGAACGGCTCGGAGCGGCGATCCGCGTGGTGCGCGGCCGCGGCCATTGGCTCATCGGCGGACGCGCGCTGGAGCGCACCGTAGCCGAGGTCCAGCGCTTCCTGGTGCGCAGCCTGGACGGCGATCTGTTGCTGCTCTACTCCGAGCAATGGCAGGAGACGGACGACGAGCCGGGAGACGGATGA
- a CDS encoding MFS transporter, with amino-acid sequence MPTSQTSKPALSGARPDGASRLILFATVFFDLLGFGIVIPFLPMYAARLGIGAGAIGLLLSAYSMAQFIFAPLLGRLSDRIGRRPIIMLGLFGSSLSYVIYAFTNSFAGLLASRAVHGACAATISTAQAYVADTTEESKRAQAMGMIGAAFGLGFVLGPAVGGVLGAVSLRTPVLFAAALTFANLIFAAVRLPESLAPRGAARDTERSARAGFRSSFSLPRLLGRHRARGLLFAIAFLITLAIAELEATFALTVPAVYGYAAAGVGGLLAFAGLVQALAQGYLVGKLVPRTGEAALVTAGAAALALGLAPLGSWPSHAALYGMLILIASGYGFGTTAVATLISRRTAGELQGEALGLNQSVLSLARVLGPIAGGMLYQARGPAAPYLAGAATAALAMVLALRISHSRAA; translated from the coding sequence ATGCCAACTTCGCAAACATCAAAACCCGCGCTCTCCGGCGCGAGACCCGACGGCGCGTCGCGGCTCATCCTGTTTGCGACCGTGTTCTTCGATCTGCTCGGCTTCGGCATCGTGATTCCGTTTCTGCCGATGTACGCGGCGCGCCTGGGTATCGGCGCCGGGGCGATCGGACTGCTGCTTTCGGCTTATTCGATGGCGCAGTTCATTTTCGCGCCGTTGCTCGGACGGCTTTCCGATCGGATCGGCCGCCGCCCGATCATCATGCTGGGGCTGTTCGGTTCGTCGCTGAGCTATGTGATCTATGCCTTCACGAATTCGTTTGCCGGGCTGCTGGCCTCGCGCGCCGTGCATGGCGCCTGCGCGGCCACTATCTCGACCGCGCAGGCATACGTCGCCGACACCACCGAGGAATCGAAGCGCGCGCAGGCGATGGGCATGATCGGCGCGGCCTTCGGCCTCGGCTTCGTGCTCGGACCGGCGGTCGGCGGCGTGCTCGGGGCGGTGAGCTTGCGCACGCCGGTGCTGTTCGCGGCGGCGCTGACGTTCGCCAATCTCATCTTCGCCGCCGTCCGGCTGCCCGAATCGCTCGCCCCGCGCGGGGCTGCTCGCGATACCGAGCGCAGCGCGCGCGCGGGCTTTCGATCGTCGTTCAGTTTGCCGCGGCTGCTCGGGCGTCATCGCGCGCGCGGGCTTCTGTTCGCGATCGCGTTTCTGATCACCCTCGCGATCGCGGAGCTGGAGGCGACCTTCGCGCTCACCGTGCCAGCGGTGTATGGCTACGCGGCGGCCGGGGTCGGCGGATTGCTCGCCTTCGCCGGACTGGTGCAGGCGCTCGCGCAGGGCTACCTGGTCGGCAAGCTCGTGCCGCGCACCGGCGAGGCGGCGCTGGTGACGGCCGGCGCGGCGGCGCTGGCCCTGGGCCTTGCACCGCTTGGAAGCTGGCCCTCACACGCCGCGCTTTACGGGATGCTGATTCTGATCGCGTCGGGATACGGATTCGGCACCACCGCGGTCGCCACGCTGATTTCGCGCCGCACCGCGGGCGAGCTCCAGGGTGAAGCACTCGGGCTCAACCAATCGGTGCTCTCGCTGGCGCGCGTGCTGGGCCCGATCGCGGGCGGGATGCTTTACCAGGCGAGGGGCCCTGCGGCGCCCTACCTCGCCGGCGCGGCGACGGCCGCGTTGGCGATGGTGCTGGCGTTGCGGATAAGCCATAGTCGAGCGGCCTGA